One stretch of Balneolaceae bacterium DNA includes these proteins:
- a CDS encoding N-formylglutamate amidohydrolase codes for MEAQLVLTCEHAGNRVPERYTDVFRNDAPVLETHRGYDIGALELTQAIAEACEVEPHLHTVTRLLVDLNRSLHNPTAFSEYVRDFEQEDRSELVRRYYHPHRNRVEEIIRSLLARGEQVLHLSVHTFTPVMRGEERQADAGLLFDPSRALEKDFCRAWKASILRKRPELRVRYNYPYRGTMDGFSTALRRRYGPAEYMGVELEVNQKFPQQGDPAGWKKLREDMGQSLKEALRNELDS; via the coding sequence ATGGAAGCCCAACTCGTACTGACTTGCGAACACGCCGGCAACAGGGTGCCGGAACGCTACACGGACGTATTCCGGAATGACGCCCCGGTGCTGGAGACGCACCGCGGCTACGACATCGGCGCCCTTGAGCTCACGCAGGCCATCGCGGAGGCCTGTGAGGTGGAACCGCACCTGCATACGGTCACCCGTCTGCTGGTCGACCTGAACCGCTCCCTTCACAACCCCACCGCCTTTTCGGAATATGTGAGGGATTTTGAGCAGGAGGATCGCAGCGAGCTGGTGCGCCGCTACTACCATCCCCACCGCAACAGGGTGGAGGAGATCATCCGCTCCCTCCTTGCCCGCGGCGAGCAGGTGCTGCATCTCTCCGTTCATACCTTTACGCCTGTCATGAGGGGCGAGGAGCGCCAGGCTGACGCAGGTCTGCTTTTCGACCCTTCCCGCGCCCTGGAGAAAGATTTCTGCAGGGCCTGGAAGGCCTCCATCCTGCGGAAACGTCCGGAGCTGAGGGTCCGCTACAACTACCCGTACAGGGGAACCATGGATGGATTTTCCACCGCCCTCAGGAGGCGCTACGGACCGGCGGAGTATATGGGCGTGGAGCTGGAGGTCAACCAGAAGTTCCCTCAGCAGGGCGACCCCGCCGGCTGGAAGAAGCTGCGGGAGGACATGGGACAAAGCCTGAAAGAGGCGCTGCGGAACGAATTGGACTCCTAA
- a CDS encoding queuosine precursor transporter, which translates to MSDGDPHNNGVSYKRDALFLTLAGIFLTALVLGNVIGTTKFVDLFSLELPGWLLSITPELVRNDRIYTMSVPVGLIAYPFTFLATDLISELYGRRKAQLLVWVGFFMNVFMLFLMSVNHWLPNSAGVSGGLSLFEQVYEFMVGNTIGSMIAYLVAQTVDVRLFHFWKRLTKGKHLWLRNNASTMVSQLVDSTAILSILYMAGNLGSDVTTIGALVILIINSYLFKFFFALFDTPLFYLGVRLFKRFDEDPSGYALHDS; encoded by the coding sequence ATGTCCGACGGCGACCCCCACAACAACGGCGTCAGCTACAAGCGCGACGCCCTCTTTCTCACCCTTGCCGGCATCTTCCTTACCGCGCTGGTCCTGGGTAATGTCATCGGCACCACCAAGTTCGTGGATCTTTTCTCCCTGGAGCTGCCGGGCTGGCTGCTCTCCATTACCCCCGAACTGGTGCGCAACGACCGGATCTACACCATGAGCGTGCCTGTGGGACTCATCGCCTATCCCTTCACCTTCCTTGCCACCGACCTGATCTCTGAACTTTACGGGAGGAGGAAGGCGCAGCTGCTGGTGTGGGTGGGTTTTTTCATGAATGTTTTCATGCTTTTCCTGATGAGCGTGAACCACTGGCTGCCCAACAGTGCGGGGGTGAGCGGGGGACTCAGCCTCTTTGAGCAGGTCTATGAATTTATGGTGGGCAATACCATCGGAAGCATGATTGCCTACCTTGTCGCACAGACGGTGGACGTGCGCCTCTTCCATTTCTGGAAGCGGCTGACCAAGGGCAAGCACCTGTGGCTCCGCAACAACGCCTCCACCATGGTGAGTCAACTGGTAGACTCCACCGCCATTCTTTCCATACTTTATATGGCCGGCAACCTGGGTTCGGACGTAACCACCATCGGGGCACTGGTCATCCTTATTATAAACTCCTATCTCTTCAAGTTCTTTTTCGCCCTCTTTGACACCCCGCTTTTCTACCTGGGCGTGCGGCTGTTCAAGCGCTTCGACGAAGACCCGTCCGGCTACGCTCTTCACGATTCCTGA